A window of Odocoileus virginianus isolate 20LAN1187 ecotype Illinois chromosome 3, Ovbor_1.2, whole genome shotgun sequence genomic DNA:
GAGGCAGTGTCCCTGGAATTGAGAGGATGGGCCCCGGCATTGACCGCATCGGGGGGGCCGGCATGGAACGCATGGGCGCAGGCCTGGGCCACGGCATGGATCGTGTGGGCTCCGAGATTGAGCGCATGGGCCTGGTCATGGACCGCATGGGCTCCGTCGAGCGCATGGGCTCTGGCATCGAGCGCATGGGCCCCCTGGGCCTCGACCACATGGCCTCCAGCATCGAGCGCATGGGCCAGACCATGGAGCGCATCGGCTCTGGCGTGGAGCGCATGGGTGCCGGCATGGGCTTTGGCCTCGAGCGAATGGCCGCGCCCATTGACCGTGTGGGCCAGACCATCGAGCGCATGGGCTCTGGTGTGGAGCGCATGGGCCCTGCCATCGAGCGCATGGGCCTGGGCATGGAGCGCATGGTGCCCGCAGGCATGGGGGCAGGCCTGGAGCGCATGGGCCCCGTGATGGATCGCATGGCCACCGGCCTGGAGCGCATGGGCGCCAACAACCTGGAGCGCATGGGCCTGGAGCGTATGGGCGCCAACAGTCTCGAGCGTATGGGCCTGGAGCGCATGGGCGCCAACAGCCTAGAGCGCATGGGTCCTGCCATGGGCCCAGCCCTGGGCGCTGGCATTGAGCGCATGGGCCTGGCCATGGGTGGCGGTGGCGGTGCCAGCTTTGACCGTGCCATCGAGATGGAGCGTGGCAACTTTGGAGGAAGTTTCGCGGGTTCCTTTGGTGGAGCTGGAGGCCATGCCCCTGGGGTGGCCAGGAAGGCCTGCCAGATATTTGTGAGAAATGTAAGTGGCTCTTCAGGAACTTCTCGGCCCTATGCACatggggaagagggaggcagaggtcaGCAGGACCGAGGGTGGAAGGTGCAGTGAGAGGAGATGGCCTCAGAAGGAGAGCTGAGGAGCATGTAAGGCCACCTTGCTTGTCTTTGTCCCCACGGTTTGGTGTCAGTAGAATGAGGTGGGAACATGGGATCTCACGACACTTGTGCAGCAAAAATAGTGGGTTTTCTGAAATCCTAGGCTTCTCTGACTGCTAGGTAGAGAAGACCAAGATCTGGAGAacttgagggttttttttcttttaactctcaGCTTGATGAGCTGCTAAATACATGGCCTGACAGTTCAGAGTGGGGAGAGGGCTGTATCTGAATTATCTTCACCGGATGGACAACTTTTAGCCACTGTGCAGCGGATCTGTGGGCTGTTCACTACGGGCAGCTGTGCATCCTGTTCCCTGTGTGAAGTTGCTGCAGATAACAGGGAATGAACTTGCTGTGCTAGGTTAGGACCTCACCCAGACAGACTTTCTCTACTGATCATTGCAGTGTGAAGGTCAGCCAGTATCTGTAATGAGAGGTTTTAAAGGCATCCCAAGACAGTTTAGGTTTCTGCATTAGGATTTGGTTGCATCACTCACCAGTTCCCCTTTTCTCCCCCCTCAGCTCCCATTTGATTTTACATGGAAGATGCTAAAAGACAAGTTCAACGAATGCGGTAAGTGTTTGAGAGAGACTTCCTAAATGCTTCCTTGTGTTGTGGCTTGTGTCAAGGCTCCCATCCTTATGGGAC
This region includes:
- the HNRNPM gene encoding heterogeneous nuclear ribonucleoprotein M isoform X9; amino-acid sequence: MEESMKKAAEVLNKHSLSGRPLKVKEDPDGEHARRAMQKAGRLGSTVFVANLDYKVGWKKLKEVFSMAGVVVRADILEDKDGKSRGIGTVTFEQSIEAVQAISMFNGQLLFDRPMHVKMDERALPKGDFFPPERPQQLPHGLGGIGMGLGPGGQPIDANHLNKGIGMGNLGPAGMGMEGIGFGINKMGGMEGPFGGGMENMGRFGSGMNMGRINGGGGGSVPGIERMGPGIDRIGGAGMERMGAGLGHGMDRVGSEIERMGLVMDRMGSVERMGSGIERMGPLGLDHMASSIERMGQTMERIGSGVERMGAGMGFGLERMAAPIDRVGQTIERMGSGVERMGPAIERMGLGMERMVPAGMGAGLERMGPVMDRMATGLERMGANNLERMGLERMGANSLERMGLERMGANSLERMGPAMGPALGAGIERMGLAMGGGGGASFDRAIEMERGNFGGSFAGSFGGAGGHAPGVARKACQIFVRNLPFDFTWKMLKDKFNECGHVLYADIKMENGKSKGCGVVKFESPEVAERACRMMNGMKLSGREIDVRIDRNA